One Mycolicibacter sp. MU0083 DNA window includes the following coding sequences:
- a CDS encoding acyl-CoA dehydrogenase family protein codes for MTTTEAGELPSHYQDLRDTVAEFARTVVAPVAAKHDEEHTFPYEVVAKMGQMGLFGLPFPEEYGGMGGDYFALALALEELGKVDQSVAMTLEAGVGLGAMPIYRFGTEEQKQTWLPDLVTGRALAGFGLTEPGAGSDAGGTRTTARLDGDHWVVNGTKQFITNSGTDITSLVTVTAVTGTRADGKKEISTIIVPSGTPGFTVEPAYNKVGWNASDTHPLTFTDARVPRDNLLGEEGRGYANFLSILDEGRIAIAAVATGVAQGCVDESVKYAGEREAFGQTIGSYQAISFKIARMEARAHVARTAYYDAAAKMLAGKPFKKEAAIAKMISSEAAMDNARDATQIHGGYGFINEYPVARHYRDSKILEIGEGTTEVQLMLIARSLGL; via the coding sequence ATGACCACGACCGAGGCGGGCGAACTGCCCAGCCACTACCAGGACCTGCGCGACACCGTCGCCGAGTTCGCCCGCACCGTCGTCGCACCGGTGGCGGCCAAACACGACGAAGAGCACACCTTCCCCTACGAAGTGGTCGCCAAGATGGGCCAGATGGGCCTGTTCGGCCTGCCGTTCCCCGAGGAATACGGCGGCATGGGCGGTGACTACTTCGCCCTGGCGCTGGCGCTGGAGGAACTCGGCAAGGTCGACCAGTCGGTCGCGATGACGCTGGAAGCCGGAGTCGGCCTGGGCGCCATGCCGATCTACCGGTTCGGCACCGAAGAGCAGAAGCAGACCTGGTTGCCGGACCTGGTGACCGGCCGTGCGCTGGCCGGGTTCGGCCTCACCGAACCGGGGGCGGGCTCGGACGCCGGCGGTACCCGCACCACCGCGCGCCTCGACGGCGACCACTGGGTGGTCAACGGCACCAAGCAGTTCATCACCAACTCCGGCACCGACATCACCTCACTGGTGACCGTCACCGCCGTCACCGGTACCCGGGCCGACGGCAAGAAGGAGATCTCCACGATCATCGTGCCTTCGGGCACACCGGGATTCACCGTGGAACCCGCCTACAACAAGGTCGGCTGGAACGCCTCGGACACCCACCCGCTCACCTTCACCGACGCCCGCGTCCCCCGGGACAATCTGTTGGGCGAGGAAGGCCGCGGCTACGCCAACTTCCTGTCCATCCTCGACGAAGGTCGCATCGCGATCGCCGCGGTCGCCACCGGGGTGGCGCAGGGCTGCGTCGACGAAAGCGTCAAATACGCCGGCGAGCGCGAGGCGTTCGGTCAGACCATCGGCTCCTACCAGGCGATCAGTTTCAAGATCGCCCGGATGGAGGCCCGCGCCCACGTGGCCCGCACCGCCTACTACGACGCCGCGGCGAAGATGTTGGCGGGCAAGCCCTTCAAGAAGGAAGCGGCCATCGCCAAGATGATCTCCTCGGAGGCCGCGATGGACAACGCCCGGGACGCCACCCAGATCCACGGCGGCTACGGGTTCATCAACGAATACCCGGTGGCCCGGCACTACCGGGACAGCAAGATCCTGGAAATCGGAGAGGGAACCACCGAAGTGCAACTGATGCTGATCGCGCGATCGTTGGGGCTGTGA
- a CDS encoding MaoC family dehydratase, which produces MAEQNKTVEQRGLWFEEYEIGTTYAHRPGRTITEADNVLFTTLTMNTQSLHLDAAWAAQQPGFRGERLVNSMFTLSTLVGLSVTQLTLGTIVANLGFSEVTFPKPVFHGDTLYAETVCTDKRESKSRPGEGIVTLEHIGRNQHGDIVARAVRTTLVRKKPAEADQ; this is translated from the coding sequence ATGGCGGAGCAGAACAAGACCGTCGAGCAGCGGGGCCTGTGGTTCGAGGAATACGAGATCGGCACCACCTATGCCCACCGGCCCGGTCGCACCATCACCGAAGCCGACAACGTGCTGTTCACCACCTTGACCATGAACACCCAGTCCCTGCACCTGGATGCGGCCTGGGCGGCTCAACAACCCGGATTCCGCGGTGAGCGCCTGGTGAATTCGATGTTCACCCTCTCCACGCTCGTCGGGCTGTCGGTGACCCAGTTGACGCTGGGCACCATCGTGGCCAACCTGGGTTTCTCGGAGGTGACGTTCCCCAAGCCGGTGTTCCACGGTGACACCCTGTACGCCGAGACGGTCTGCACCGACAAGCGCGAGTCCAAGAGCCGTCCCGGTGAAGGCATCGTGACGCTGGAGCACATCGGCCGTAACCAGCACGGCGACATCGTCGCTCGTGCGGTACGCACGACGCTGGTGCGCAAGAAGCCCGCCGAGGCGGACCAGTGA
- a CDS encoding HpcH/HpaI aldolase/citrate lyase family protein: MSTGAGPAWLFCPADRPERYGKAAAVADVVILDLEDGVAAADRPAAREALRTNPLDPERTVVRINPAGTEDQARDLEALSGTAYTTVMLAKTESAAQVTALAPRQVVALLETPRGVVLASEIAAADGCTAMMWGAEDLVAAMGGGSSRHADGTYRDFARHARSTVLLAASAFGRAALDAVYLNIGDLDGLKAEALDGAAVGFAATVCIHPTQIAVVRDAYRPAPERVDWARRVLAAAQHERGVFAFEGQMVDSPVLRHAEAILRRAD, translated from the coding sequence GTGAGTACCGGCGCCGGACCGGCCTGGCTGTTCTGCCCGGCAGACCGCCCGGAACGCTACGGCAAGGCCGCCGCCGTCGCCGACGTGGTGATCCTCGATCTGGAAGACGGGGTGGCCGCCGCCGACCGTCCCGCCGCCCGGGAAGCGTTGCGGACCAACCCACTCGACCCCGAGCGCACGGTGGTGCGGATCAATCCGGCCGGCACCGAGGACCAGGCCCGCGACCTGGAAGCACTCTCCGGCACCGCCTACACCACGGTGATGCTGGCCAAGACCGAATCCGCCGCCCAGGTGACCGCACTGGCACCGCGGCAGGTGGTGGCGTTGCTGGAGACTCCGCGCGGGGTGGTGTTGGCTTCCGAGATCGCAGCCGCCGACGGATGTACCGCGATGATGTGGGGCGCCGAAGACCTGGTGGCGGCCATGGGCGGTGGCTCCAGCCGGCACGCCGACGGCACCTATCGGGACTTCGCCCGTCACGCCCGCTCCACGGTGCTGTTGGCGGCGTCGGCATTCGGTCGGGCCGCACTGGATGCGGTCTATCTCAACATCGGCGACCTCGACGGGCTGAAAGCCGAAGCGCTCGATGGCGCCGCGGTCGGATTCGCCGCCACGGTCTGCATCCACCCGACCCAGATCGCGGTCGTCCGCGACGCCTACCGGCCCGCGCCGGAGCGCGTCGACTGGGCACGGCGTGTACTCGCCGCCGCACAGCACGAGCGCGGAGTGTTCGCGTTCGAGGGACAGATGGTCGACTCTCCGGTGCTGCGGCACGCCGAGGCTATCCTGCGGCGAGCGGACTGA
- a CDS encoding enolase C-terminal domain-like protein: MRITQIIETPVRLRGEIANALVDFSRHTVSLVAVVSDQIRGGRPVTGVAFNSIGRFAQSGILADRMIPRVLRATPESLLDDAGRIDPARVLGCALTDEKPGGHGDRAGAAAVLELACWDLNAKLADEPAHATIAAHFGRAPGVTAVPVYAAGGYYYPGDGPGAGLDRLRTEIRGYLDMGYDAVKMKIGGASTGEDLARIEAVIDIVGGGAKVAVDANGRFAQAEAVQWAQALRPFGLRWYEEPGDPLDYALNAAVIEEYHGAIATGENLFSVRDATNLVRYGGMRPGIDIFQMDAGLSYGLTEYVRMIEVLEDHGFDRRFAFPHGGHLINLHIAVALGLGGCESYPGVFAPFGGYSPGCVLAEGTIAPTDAPGFGLEEKPDLAAAIAELVG; this comes from the coding sequence ATGCGCATCACCCAGATCATCGAGACACCGGTGCGCCTGCGCGGCGAGATCGCCAACGCCCTGGTCGACTTCTCTCGGCACACGGTGTCGCTGGTCGCGGTCGTCAGCGACCAGATCCGCGGCGGGAGACCGGTGACCGGGGTGGCGTTCAACTCGATCGGCCGGTTCGCCCAGAGCGGCATCCTCGCCGACCGGATGATCCCGCGGGTGCTGCGTGCCACTCCCGAATCACTGCTCGACGACGCGGGCCGGATCGATCCCGCCCGGGTGCTCGGGTGTGCGCTGACCGACGAGAAGCCCGGCGGTCACGGCGACCGGGCCGGTGCGGCGGCCGTCCTGGAACTGGCCTGCTGGGACCTGAACGCCAAGCTGGCCGACGAACCCGCCCATGCCACCATCGCCGCACACTTCGGCCGGGCGCCCGGCGTAACCGCCGTGCCGGTGTACGCCGCCGGTGGCTACTACTACCCGGGCGACGGCCCCGGGGCCGGCCTGGACCGGTTGCGCACCGAGATCCGCGGCTACCTCGACATGGGTTACGACGCGGTCAAGATGAAGATCGGCGGAGCCTCGACCGGCGAGGATCTGGCGCGCATCGAAGCGGTGATCGACATCGTGGGCGGCGGCGCGAAGGTCGCCGTCGATGCCAACGGGCGGTTCGCGCAGGCCGAGGCGGTGCAGTGGGCGCAGGCCCTGCGCCCCTTCGGGCTGCGCTGGTACGAGGAACCCGGCGACCCACTCGACTATGCCCTCAACGCCGCGGTCATCGAGGAGTACCACGGGGCGATCGCCACCGGGGAGAACCTCTTCTCGGTGCGTGACGCCACGAATCTGGTGCGCTATGGCGGGATGCGACCGGGCATCGACATCTTCCAGATGGACGCCGGACTCAGCTATGGCCTGACCGAATACGTCCGGATGATCGAGGTTCTGGAGGACCACGGATTCGACCGCCGGTTCGCCTTCCCGCACGGTGGGCATCTGATCAACCTGCACATCGCGGTCGCGCTGGGACTGGGCGGTTGTGAGTCCTATCCCGGAGTGTTCGCACCGTTCGGCGGCTACTCGCCGGGATGCGTGCTGGCCGAGGGCACCATCGCCCCCACCGACGCCCCGGGCTTCGGGCTGGAGGAGAAACCGGATCTGGCCGCGGCGATCGCCGAACTGGTGGGATGA
- a CDS encoding ketopantoate reductase family protein, translated as MKIAVIGCGAMGSIYAGRLAAAGNDVLALDRSREHVDTIVAHGLRITGPQPDQVVAMRAATVAPDEPMDLVVLAVKAADVAAGATQALPLLGEDTVVLTIQNGLGSADTVADAVGPDRVAVGIASGFGAARPAPGHVHHNAMRAMRFGAYAGLPFSVVDEVAQVWSHAGFDAAAVADIAAMQWEKLICNVAYSAPCALTGMTVGQVLDDADMGPVSRAAATEAWSVARAAGIDIDVADPVAHVRAFGAQMPDAKPSALLDHLAHRVSEIDVINGAVVRNAARVGEQVPVNTTLTALVKAVERKWR; from the coding sequence ATGAAGATCGCGGTCATCGGATGCGGCGCCATGGGATCCATCTACGCCGGCAGGCTGGCCGCGGCCGGCAACGACGTGCTGGCACTGGACCGTTCGCGCGAGCACGTCGACACCATCGTCGCGCACGGGCTGCGGATCACCGGACCGCAACCCGACCAGGTGGTGGCCATGCGGGCGGCGACCGTCGCGCCCGACGAGCCGATGGACCTGGTGGTATTGGCGGTCAAAGCCGCCGACGTGGCCGCCGGGGCGACTCAGGCACTGCCGCTGCTCGGCGAAGACACTGTGGTGCTGACCATCCAGAACGGGCTCGGCTCGGCCGACACCGTCGCCGATGCGGTGGGCCCCGATCGGGTCGCGGTGGGCATCGCCAGCGGGTTCGGCGCCGCACGGCCCGCGCCCGGCCACGTGCATCACAACGCGATGCGCGCCATGCGGTTCGGAGCGTATGCGGGACTGCCGTTTTCGGTCGTCGACGAGGTCGCGCAAGTGTGGTCGCACGCCGGCTTCGACGCGGCTGCGGTCGCCGACATCGCCGCCATGCAGTGGGAGAAGCTGATCTGCAACGTCGCCTACAGCGCGCCCTGCGCGCTGACCGGGATGACGGTGGGACAGGTCCTCGACGATGCCGACATGGGACCTGTCAGCCGCGCCGCCGCCACCGAGGCCTGGTCGGTGGCCCGTGCCGCCGGAATCGACATCGATGTGGCGGACCCGGTCGCCCACGTGCGGGCGTTCGGCGCCCAGATGCCCGACGCCAAACCATCGGCGCTGTTGGATCACCTGGCGCATCGGGTCAGTGAGATCGACGTCATCAACGGTGCCGTGGTGCGTAATGCGGCCCGGGTGGGGGAGCAGGTCCCGGTGAACACCACGCTGACCGCACTGGTCAAAGCCGTTGAACGAAAGTGGCGCTAG
- a CDS encoding class I SAM-dependent methyltransferase, with product MTGRKARVDLSGAPQTMLATLYAKALDADLPRPILGDRFAKEVVERIDYDWRRTTITAARSPSVTIRSAHFDAWARRFLSAHPAAVVLHLGCGLDARYFRLAPAPAVDWYDVDYPDVARLRRHLLPAAEHNHVVAASVTDPGWLAEIPADRPTLMIGEGLTMYLTETDGVALLRRIVERFPGGELQFDVFNWLGIKTQWSNAVVRRSGARLHWGIDGPADILTAVPGTRLLEWVRWFESDTYERLSRAYRVLGALMALLPATANMSQYHRYGF from the coding sequence ATGACTGGCCGTAAGGCCCGGGTGGACCTGAGCGGGGCGCCGCAGACCATGCTCGCGACGCTCTACGCCAAGGCGCTCGACGCCGACCTGCCCCGTCCGATTCTCGGGGACCGTTTCGCCAAAGAGGTGGTCGAGCGCATCGACTACGACTGGCGTCGGACCACGATCACCGCGGCACGCTCACCGTCGGTGACCATCCGCTCGGCGCATTTCGACGCCTGGGCCCGCCGCTTCCTGTCCGCCCACCCCGCTGCGGTGGTGCTGCACCTGGGCTGCGGGCTCGACGCCCGCTACTTCCGGTTGGCTCCCGCGCCGGCAGTGGATTGGTATGACGTCGACTATCCGGATGTCGCGCGGTTGCGCCGACACCTGCTGCCCGCCGCAGAACACAACCACGTGGTGGCCGCATCGGTCACCGACCCCGGTTGGCTCGCCGAAATCCCGGCCGACCGGCCGACCTTGATGATCGGTGAAGGCCTGACCATGTACCTCACCGAAACCGACGGCGTCGCACTGTTGCGCCGGATCGTCGAACGCTTCCCGGGCGGGGAGTTGCAGTTCGACGTCTTCAATTGGCTCGGCATCAAGACGCAGTGGTCCAACGCGGTGGTGCGTCGATCCGGGGCCAGGTTGCACTGGGGGATCGACGGCCCCGCCGACATCCTGACCGCGGTGCCGGGCACTCGACTGTTGGAATGGGTGCGGTGGTTCGAATCCGACACCTATGAGCGGCTTTCCCGCGCCTACCGGGTGTTGGGTGCCCTGATGGCGCTGCTGCCGGCGACGGCGAACATGTCGCAGTACCACCGTTACGGCTTCTGA
- a CDS encoding TetR/AcrR family transcriptional regulator gives MESGAIPAGRGRPRDPRTEQAITAAARRLLARDGYDQVSIEAIAREADVSRPTVYRRWPSKTHLVFDAVFGDAEVGDMLASSGDFEADLRRFVAAVFDFWRTPEVAAAALGILADRHRDPELFIRTQQLLDDSTRDAFGALIHAGIDQGVLDADVDAEIAFDAVVGTSFYIAQVLAPEAVDGVADRLCTVLLQGFRRKG, from the coding sequence ATGGAATCCGGTGCCATCCCGGCCGGTCGTGGTCGTCCGCGTGATCCGCGCACCGAACAGGCCATCACCGCCGCGGCGCGCCGGCTGCTCGCCCGCGACGGCTACGACCAGGTCTCCATCGAGGCCATTGCCCGGGAAGCCGACGTCAGCCGCCCCACCGTGTACCGCCGTTGGCCGTCGAAGACCCACCTGGTGTTCGACGCGGTCTTCGGCGACGCCGAGGTGGGCGACATGCTGGCCAGCTCCGGGGACTTCGAAGCCGACCTGCGCCGGTTCGTCGCCGCTGTCTTCGACTTCTGGCGCACACCCGAGGTGGCCGCCGCGGCATTGGGGATCCTGGCCGATCGGCACCGCGACCCGGAGTTGTTCATCCGCACCCAGCAGCTGCTCGACGATTCGACCCGCGATGCCTTCGGTGCGCTGATCCACGCCGGCATCGACCAGGGCGTCCTCGACGCCGACGTCGACGCCGAGATCGCCTTCGACGCGGTGGTCGGAACCAGCTTCTACATCGCCCAGGTGCTGGCACCCGAGGCCGTCGACGGCGTCGCCGACCGGCTCTGCACCGTGCTGCTCCAAGGATTTCGACGGAAGGGATGA
- a CDS encoding DUF1214 domain-containing protein: MTDELSAAFADLLDEVRAVEQRLQNADPPLAEADLLDGYRWALSLLRVAADAYIWGDADKPILVDVIGPYLKWGGDNSDAFYQLAPIDPNRSYRVTGNRGDSVYLSMTVYGGPDDGRYSDRIIDTINDRDFGCDADGNFEFVISATDRPGNRLKLEPDAVFILTRDYLEDPDTDQRVQWHIEALDDTPRRPDSRADLSRRMRAARTWIREQAAMAPLRLPANALQDPYPVPSRTVGWAAGDAAYCMGAYDLQPGQALVIEGTSPECVFWNLCLWNPFLHTYDYTRERVTINGAHVHHRPDGSWQIVIADTDPGHPNWVSTAGRSQGLIWLRWFLPEATPDPLSCRVVDVAELRP, encoded by the coding sequence ATGACAGACGAACTGTCCGCTGCGTTCGCCGACCTGCTCGACGAGGTCCGGGCCGTCGAACAGCGACTGCAGAACGCCGATCCGCCGCTGGCCGAGGCCGACCTGCTCGACGGCTATCGCTGGGCCCTGAGCCTGCTGCGGGTGGCCGCCGACGCCTACATCTGGGGCGATGCCGACAAACCGATCCTGGTCGACGTGATCGGCCCCTACCTGAAGTGGGGCGGCGACAACTCCGACGCCTTCTACCAGTTGGCGCCCATCGACCCGAACCGCAGCTACCGGGTCACCGGCAACCGCGGCGACTCGGTCTACCTGTCGATGACCGTCTACGGCGGGCCCGACGACGGCCGCTACAGCGACCGCATCATCGACACGATCAACGACCGCGACTTCGGCTGCGACGCGGACGGCAACTTCGAATTCGTCATCAGCGCCACCGACCGGCCCGGCAATCGGCTCAAGCTGGAACCGGACGCGGTGTTCATCCTGACCCGCGACTACCTCGAGGACCCCGACACCGATCAGCGCGTGCAGTGGCACATCGAGGCACTCGACGACACCCCGCGCCGGCCCGACAGCCGTGCCGACCTGAGCCGGCGAATGCGCGCCGCCCGCACCTGGATCCGCGAACAGGCGGCGATGGCGCCGCTGCGGTTGCCCGCGAACGCCCTGCAGGACCCCTACCCGGTGCCGAGTCGCACCGTCGGCTGGGCCGCCGGGGACGCCGCCTACTGCATGGGGGCCTACGACCTGCAACCGGGACAGGCCCTGGTGATCGAGGGCACCTCACCGGAGTGCGTGTTCTGGAACCTGTGCCTGTGGAACCCGTTCCTGCACACCTACGACTACACGCGGGAGCGCGTCACGATCAACGGCGCGCACGTTCACCACCGGCCCGACGGATCCTGGCAGATCGTCATCGCCGACACCGATCCCGGCCATCCGAACTGGGTGTCCACCGCGGGCCGTTCCCAAGGCCTGATCTGGCTGCGCTGGTTCCTGCCCGAGGCCACCCCGGACCCGTTGAGCTGCCGGGTCGTCGACGTCGCGGAGCTGCGTCCATGA
- a CDS encoding sulfotransferase family protein: MSTRPAPVRFTDLADPVYPEAAAPIREALSGYGSTLQLTSEALQQSAIDRTGLSNWGDTGFRERLEVLCTSLRDEADLSDTGTAVVFEQLVGNLVNRLRLEDLVTAHPEIESEPIERPIIICGLPRTGTTHLHNLIAADPALRYLPYWESLEPVATPGEDDPQARRDRCAVGLDLIDTTMPDFKRMHDMTVDHAHEEIQLLANDISGMLFESTYYLPTFAEHYKTHDQRPSYTYLKRTLQALQWLRGGTRWVLKSPQHLEQFPALYATFPDATFVVTHRDPVEVTQSMATMISYAARMACAHPDPVKISAYWLERADDLLTGCLRDREVLPAAQSVDVRFEDFMADEQGTVAGIYELAGQPYDVPAQQAMARFCRDHPRGRYGTVDYRPADLGLDPDRIADRLRDYRNRFVGV, encoded by the coding sequence ATGAGCACGCGGCCGGCGCCGGTCCGGTTCACCGACCTCGCCGACCCGGTGTATCCGGAGGCAGCCGCACCGATCCGCGAGGCACTGTCCGGCTACGGTTCGACACTGCAACTCACTTCGGAAGCGTTGCAGCAGAGCGCGATCGACCGGACCGGACTGAGCAACTGGGGCGACACCGGATTCCGTGAACGGCTCGAAGTGCTGTGTACGTCGCTGCGTGACGAGGCGGACCTGTCCGATACCGGGACCGCGGTGGTGTTCGAGCAGCTGGTGGGCAACCTGGTCAACCGGCTCCGGTTGGAAGATCTGGTCACCGCGCACCCCGAGATCGAAAGCGAGCCGATCGAACGCCCGATCATCATCTGCGGGCTACCGCGTACCGGCACCACCCACCTGCACAACCTCATCGCCGCCGACCCGGCGCTGCGCTACCTGCCGTACTGGGAGAGTCTGGAACCGGTCGCCACGCCGGGGGAGGACGATCCGCAGGCCCGGCGGGACCGCTGCGCGGTCGGACTCGACCTCATCGACACCACGATGCCCGACTTCAAGCGCATGCACGACATGACCGTCGACCACGCCCACGAAGAGATCCAACTGCTGGCCAACGACATCTCCGGCATGCTGTTCGAGAGCACCTACTATCTCCCGACTTTCGCCGAGCACTACAAGACCCACGACCAACGCCCGTCGTACACCTATCTCAAACGGACCCTGCAGGCGCTGCAATGGTTGCGCGGCGGAACCCGCTGGGTGCTCAAGTCGCCGCAGCATCTCGAACAGTTCCCGGCGCTCTACGCGACTTTCCCGGATGCCACTTTCGTTGTCACCCACCGGGATCCCGTCGAAGTGACGCAATCGATGGCGACCATGATCAGCTACGCCGCCCGGATGGCCTGTGCACACCCTGATCCGGTCAAGATCTCGGCCTACTGGCTGGAACGGGCCGACGACCTGCTCACCGGATGCCTGCGCGATCGCGAGGTGCTGCCCGCGGCGCAGTCGGTCGATGTCCGGTTCGAGGACTTCATGGCCGACGAACAGGGCACCGTCGCGGGCATCTACGAACTCGCCGGCCAGCCGTATGACGTACCCGCGCAACAGGCGATGGCCCGGTTCTGCCGCGACCACCCGCGGGGCCGCTACGGGACGGTGGATTATCGGCCCGCGGACCTGGGGCTGGACCCCGACCGGATCGCCGACCGGTTGCGGGACTACCGCAACCGCTTCGTCGGTGTGTGA